The bacterium genome includes a window with the following:
- a CDS encoding nitroreductase family protein encodes MPGRKWPSHHGAETLTRGTCRDQTVRSLMERASCRSFLNRKVPARVIKTILMAGTHAATGGNLQPYSIIKVTSASSKRELADLCDQDFIARAPVDLLFCIDWNRIRQWAQIECAPFSATRSFRHFWISFQDTVVCAQTVCTAADAMGLGSVYIGTVLECFRRLRTMFRLPRCVFPVVLVCLGYPRGTLHPRKKLSPEVIVHNNKYHRLKARELKDAFNEKYSNLKVDITSGRLKTIYEVCAKVEGERFAKKCIERIRKTGYINAAQRYFGLHYRADIMPDNNDEFMTIMEEYGFKWFQSHFLKKTQARQPRFS; translated from the coding sequence ATGCCCGGTCGGAAATGGCCGTCCCATCACGGCGCGGAGACGTTGACGCGCGGAACGTGCCGTGATCAGACCGTCAGATCGCTAATGGAACGGGCAAGCTGCCGCAGTTTTTTAAACAGAAAAGTTCCGGCCCGGGTTATCAAGACGATACTCATGGCGGGTACTCACGCGGCGACCGGCGGCAACCTGCAACCTTACTCTATCATCAAGGTGACATCGGCTTCATCCAAGCGGGAGCTGGCGGACCTCTGCGACCAGGATTTCATCGCCCGCGCTCCGGTCGACCTTTTATTCTGCATTGACTGGAACCGGATCAGGCAATGGGCCCAGATCGAATGCGCGCCGTTTTCGGCAACAAGATCATTCCGCCATTTCTGGATCTCTTTCCAGGATACGGTGGTCTGCGCGCAAACGGTTTGTACCGCGGCCGACGCCATGGGTTTGGGTTCAGTATACATCGGCACGGTGCTGGAATGTTTCAGGAGGCTGCGGACCATGTTCCGGCTTCCCCGGTGCGTGTTCCCGGTCGTTCTGGTGTGCCTGGGTTATCCGCGGGGAACCTTGCATCCGCGCAAGAAACTTAGTCCGGAAGTCATCGTCCACAATAACAAGTACCATCGGCTTAAAGCGCGGGAACTAAAGGACGCATTCAATGAAAAATATTCCAACCTGAAGGTGGATATTACCAGCGGCCGTTTAAAGACCATCTATGAGGTATGCGCGAAAGTTGAAGGTGAGCGGTTCGCCAAAAAGTGCATTGAACGTATCCGCAAAACCGGTTATATAAACGCGGCGCAGCGCTACTTTGGACTTCATTACCGGGCGGATATTATGCCTGACAACAACGATGAGTTCATGACGATCATGGAAGAATACGGATTTAAATGGTTCCAGAGCCATTTCTTAAAAAAAACTCAAGCCCGCCAGCCCCGGTTTTCATGA
- a CDS encoding BTAD domain-containing putative transcriptional regulator, with protein MTESKPLVLTKLQPPYARGRILRRERLLNILRNNTDKKLILVCADAGYGKTTLLSQFCEELSSPFFFYNLDTHDNDVATFLRYVAEGMNRHASGFGERLASIIPYTRDVQIIVGTFINVFMEKFKDDFFFILDDYHHILHNREIASMIDYLLHNAPVNLHVIIASRATPRLNLDYLSAKQELLKIEKEQLRFTTKELQSLLWDVYGLKIPGDTVGHIEEHAEGWITAIQLILQKLSAIGGSRASEAFNNYITSGEDIFNYFAGEVFESQPAEIRKFLMHTSILDFLSVDVCNRLLQTRRSEKVLGYLEHEHIFVTRVGSRYTCHPLFHDFLLRRLREYYPSRTIKRLYYTLGNFYLTNRELTTAVSYFLKAENYGRAAGILEKNYRVWRFSGEYSSYVSLIDGFPETVIADYPGLILKKARMLLYLGRIDQAMKIIKPIIAVFHRRGNVRILSEAYYILGSLYLYIAEPQRALILFKKALRLTSKNDIRRKIEILVSFGNSYRLLSKFSMTQRYLGDALAIARRIGDFELEIQVLKNLAYLYWAMCNYKKAEEVFREIFSQFESGKIFFELGKMYADAAMVNIYNYHLMEADANLGRAREFADRYNDHSHDIYRLFAQGDLYYAQRNYIKAIECYRGILGMVPSNEKLFKISILLSITMTYLQMGRIAESEKTMRELEPLLTARTPPAPMIEYYLVGGDIQQAKGQHRDGLRYYDKALKKAVRFDQAYMRMRAFYKMCGTYLVLNDRKEAASALGKAVTIAQGQEYDAFLIYEGHIDIALIEFGLKNDIGKEYLTGIVGSIDSYEAKRLLNTISAAKGTVDLDCSFLGDLTLRDGQGRTVTPNWRTRNARTMFVFLVVNQQNGCTKDQFVDAFWPDKDLHDASHSLQVEISSLRNLIKEISKTVIPAKQLIVYRNQRYYFNPAFIVKTDLQRFDAIVKDAEMHEKLDRTYSVRLYEKALEMYRGDFCCETIDDWTSNIRSYYREATLKICKKIAVYFYEAREYNKSVRYYARALQYDPYDETTHIGIMRCYSAMGDRKGIRKQFEMLSSNLKELGIDKPSDEAAQIYQKSLK; from the coding sequence ATGACTGAATCCAAACCGCTGGTTCTGACCAAATTGCAGCCGCCGTATGCCCGGGGCCGGATCCTGCGCCGCGAGCGGCTGCTGAACATTCTCAGGAACAACACCGACAAAAAGCTGATACTGGTCTGCGCGGACGCGGGTTACGGGAAGACGACGCTCTTGTCGCAGTTCTGTGAGGAACTTTCTTCTCCTTTTTTCTTTTATAATCTTGATACCCATGACAATGATGTGGCGACATTCCTGCGTTACGTCGCCGAGGGCATGAACCGCCATGCCAGCGGTTTCGGGGAAAGGCTGGCGAGCATTATCCCGTACACGAGGGATGTCCAGATAATCGTGGGCACGTTCATCAATGTGTTCATGGAGAAATTCAAAGATGATTTTTTCTTCATCCTTGATGACTACCATCATATTCTGCATAACCGTGAGATCGCGAGCATGATCGATTATCTATTGCACAACGCACCGGTTAATCTTCACGTGATAATCGCATCCCGCGCCACGCCGCGGCTGAATCTCGACTATTTATCGGCCAAACAGGAGCTCTTGAAGATCGAGAAGGAACAATTGCGATTTACGACAAAAGAGCTGCAGTCCCTGCTGTGGGATGTCTATGGGCTCAAGATCCCGGGCGACACGGTCGGGCACATTGAAGAGCACGCCGAAGGATGGATCACCGCCATTCAGCTCATCCTGCAGAAGCTCAGCGCCATCGGCGGGTCGAGAGCAAGCGAAGCTTTCAACAATTACATAACATCGGGCGAAGATATTTTCAATTATTTCGCGGGTGAAGTATTTGAAAGCCAGCCCGCGGAAATAAGAAAATTCCTCATGCACACCTCGATCCTCGATTTTCTGAGCGTGGACGTGTGCAATCGCCTGCTGCAGACGAGAAGGTCGGAAAAGGTGCTCGGGTATCTGGAACATGAACACATCTTTGTCACGCGGGTCGGCAGCCGCTACACCTGTCATCCGCTGTTCCATGATTTCCTGCTGCGCCGGCTGAGGGAATACTATCCCAGCCGGACGATCAAAAGGCTGTATTATACCCTGGGGAATTTCTATCTGACAAATCGTGAACTTACAACGGCGGTGAGCTATTTCCTGAAAGCCGAGAATTACGGCCGAGCCGCCGGGATCCTGGAAAAGAATTACCGGGTATGGCGGTTCTCCGGCGAATACTCATCATATGTCAGCTTGATCGACGGTTTTCCCGAAACCGTGATCGCCGATTATCCCGGTCTTATCCTGAAAAAAGCCCGGATGCTTCTTTACCTGGGCCGGATCGATCAGGCGATGAAGATCATCAAGCCGATCATTGCGGTCTTTCACCGTCGGGGGAATGTCAGGATCCTCAGTGAGGCTTATTATATACTCGGGTCGCTCTACCTGTATATCGCAGAACCGCAGAGAGCCCTCATCTTATTCAAGAAGGCACTGCGGCTGACGTCCAAGAACGACATCAGGCGCAAGATCGAGATCCTTGTCAGTTTCGGGAACTCATACCGGCTGCTGTCAAAATTTTCCATGACCCAGAGATATCTCGGCGACGCCCTGGCCATTGCCCGCCGCATCGGCGATTTTGAACTTGAGATCCAGGTCCTTAAGAACCTGGCGTACCTGTACTGGGCGATGTGCAATTACAAGAAAGCGGAAGAAGTCTTCCGGGAGATCTTCTCGCAATTCGAGAGCGGCAAGATCTTTTTTGAACTGGGGAAAATGTACGCGGACGCGGCAATGGTGAACATTTACAATTACCACCTCATGGAAGCCGATGCCAATCTCGGACGGGCGCGGGAATTCGCCGACCGCTACAATGACCATTCACACGACATTTATCGGCTTTTCGCACAGGGCGACCTGTACTACGCGCAGCGGAATTATATCAAGGCGATCGAGTGCTACCGCGGCATACTGGGGATGGTGCCGTCAAATGAAAAGCTGTTCAAAATATCGATCCTGCTCAGTATCACCATGACCTATCTCCAGATGGGACGGATCGCCGAGAGCGAAAAGACCATGCGGGAACTGGAACCGCTGCTGACGGCCAGGACACCGCCCGCACCCATGATCGAATATTACCTGGTCGGCGGCGATATCCAGCAGGCAAAAGGGCAGCATCGCGATGGACTGCGATATTATGACAAGGCGTTGAAAAAGGCCGTGCGCTTTGACCAGGCGTACATGCGGATGCGCGCTTTTTACAAGATGTGTGGTACATACCTTGTCCTGAATGACCGCAAGGAGGCCGCCAGCGCACTGGGAAAAGCCGTCACCATCGCCCAGGGCCAGGAATACGATGCGTTCTTGATCTACGAGGGCCATATCGATATTGCGCTTATCGAATTCGGATTGAAAAACGATATCGGCAAGGAATATCTGACGGGCATCGTTGGATCCATAGATAGTTACGAGGCAAAACGGCTGCTCAATACGATCAGCGCAGCCAAAGGAACGGTCGACCTGGATTGCAGTTTTCTCGGCGATCTTACGCTTCGCGACGGGCAGGGCAGGACCGTGACGCCGAACTGGCGTACGAGAAATGCGCGGACCATGTTCGTCTTCCTCGTGGTCAACCAGCAGAACGGTTGCACCAAGGACCAGTTCGTCGACGCGTTCTGGCCGGACAAGGATCTGCATGACGCATCACATAGCCTGCAGGTTGAAATATCGTCATTGAGGAACCTGATCAAGGAAATTAGCAAGACCGTTATCCCGGCGAAGCAGCTGATCGTATACCGGAACCAGCGCTATTATTTCAACCCGGCGTTTATCGTTAAAACCGATCTGCAGCGATTCGACGCGATCGTCAAGGATGCGGAGATGCATGAGAAACTAGACCGTACTTACAGCGTAAGGCTGTATGAGAAGGCGCTGGAAATGTACCGGGGTGATTTCTGTTGCGAGACGATCGATGACTGGACCAGTAATATCCGGTCCTATTACCGCGAAGCGACACTTAAGATCTGCAAAAAAATAGCCGTTTATTTTTATGAAGCCAGAGAATACAATAAAAGCGTCCGTTATTATGCCCGTGCGCTGCAATACGACCCTTATGATGAGACCACCCATATCGGGATCATGAGGTGTTACTCAGCGATGGGTGACAGGAAGGGTATTAGAAAGCAATTTGAAATGCTGTCCAGCAACCTGAAAGAACTGGGTATCGATAAACCATCGGATGAAGCGGCGCAGATCTACCAGAAATCCCTGAAATAA